The sequence below is a genomic window from Oscillatoria sp. FACHB-1406.
AATGTGGGTTTGCGCTGCGAGGCGCTGGGAATGGCTTTTTTAGCCGTGGGGGTTTGGAGTTTAACAAAAGATACGCCGCTGCGATATTTTTGGGGCTTTTTCTTCTTAGGCGCATCAATTTTAACGACTCCAATATCCCTCGCTTATGCGGTTCCTTTTGGGTTGGCGATCGCGAAAGTTAACTGGGACTCGGCTGCCTCGATAAATCGCAGCTATTTGCAGCAGAGAATCGGAGCTTGGCTCGCTGCATTTTCATTAAACTCGCTCCTATTTTTAGTCTGTATTAAGTTCCAGTTAAGTCTCTTTATTCAAGATATGGCTTGGCACTCAAGCTTTAGGCGCGCCCCCTTTCAGCAAGCCTTCGCCGAGATTTTATTCCTCATGCAGCACGGTTATGGAGAACTGATTTATAGCTCGCTCTTTCTTTGTCATTTTTGCCTGTGCCTGGTTGTTTTAGTTCGTCGTAAAAAATTTTCCAAAAAACTGGTTGCGATTGTCATTCTAATGAATCTTGGTATTGCTTTAAACTTTTTTATCTATTTCCGAGCGATTACAGGAGCAATCAGTTTTTTCAGTTGGGTTTGTATTACTCTGATTTTAGATGAAATCACTTATAAGCATTCTCCCTTTCGCCTTTTAGTTACCTCCCTTGTAACAATTGTTTTTTTTCTGAATCAAAGTTTGACTATTGTCACCTTAGCTGGAATCCATCAAGAACCGCAATCTAGCTATCAAGAAATTAGCAATTATGTGCGATCGCATCCTAACCAAAACTATGCAATTGATTCTATCGCCGCTCGATTTGTTTTCGATTATCATTTGCCGCCCCGATCCATAGATTGGAGCTTCTCGAATCGTGCGCCCCTATTCTGGCCGACATCGCTGTCGCAAAAACCTCCCAATAGAACCTGGATAATTTCCTCTTTTAGCACGACTTTCATGCCAGAAACGCCGGATATTCCTAAAATTAAGTTGTTAGGACGAACGTTTAACACTCTTTCCAGTCATCCCTATCACGTTATGATTATCGAGTAACGAAGAAATTTGAATTCGGCGGATATGAAAAGCAACAAAATCCTTAACTTAATCGGGCAGCGCTATCCACTTTTCTTAAGCCTTATTTTACCCATTGTCATCTTTTGGCTGATTCTGTTTTTCTTAGGCTATCCTCCTCCCTACGGGGACGATTTAGCATTTATCGGTGCTGCTATCAATCTCGCTCGGAATGGCGACTATTTTAACCCTCTCTTAGCCGCTTGGGACGAACGCCTCTTAGAACGTTTCTACATCCAACCTCCCTTCTCTCAATATACTCTTGCTGCTTGGTTATGGCTTTTCGGCGTTAGCACCCGCAGCTTCTTACTATTTCAGTGCCTTTGTTATAATATCTTCTCTATTTTTACGGCTTTAATCTTTAGGAAGTACGGCTTTTCGAGAATCGCAACCGCTTTCACGATTGTCTGCTTTGCGTTTTGGATGTTAAATGTGGGTTTGCGCTGCGAGGCGCTGGGAATGGCTTTTTTAGCCGTGGGGGTTTGGAGTTTAACAAAAGATACGCCGCTGCGATATTTTTGGGGCTTTTTCTTCTTAGGTGCATCAATTTTAACGACTCCAATATCCCTCGCTTATGCGGTTCCTTTTGGGTTGGCGATCGCGAAAGTTAACTGGGATTCGGCTGGCTCAATAAATCGCAGCTATTTGCAGCAGAGAATCGGGGCTTGGCTCGCTGCATTTTCATTAAACTCGCTCCTATTTTTGGTCTGCATCCATTTTCAGCTAAGTCTCTTTATTCAAGATATGGCTTGGCACTCGAGCTTTCGCAAAACTGGTCTAGCAGGAACGATATCAGAACTTTCATTTTTAATACAGCATGGCTATGGAGAAATTATTTATGGATCGCTGTTCGGTCTTTATTTCTGTCTTTGTTTCTGGGTTTTGATTCAACGCAAAAAAGTTGAAAAAAAGTTGATAACTATTGTCATCTTTTTTACATTCAGTCTAGTTTTAAATTTTCTTCTTTACGGTCGGGCAGTTGCAAGTTATTTCATCTTTTTTGGCTGGGCTGCAATTGCTTTAATACTAGACGAGATAGCCTCAAAATACGTTCGCTATCGTTTTTTAATTGCCCCGATCGTCGCGATCGCGTTCTGTCTCAATCAGAGCCTAAACCTTATTACTTTAGCTGGAACGCAGCGGGAACCTCAATCCAGCTATCAAGAGATTAGAGATTACGTGCGATCGCATCCTAACCGAAGCTATGCGATTGATTATATAGCTGCTCGATTTGTTTTCGATTATAAGTTGCCACCCGGATCGATAGATTGGAATTTCTCGAATCGCGCGCCTTTGTTCTGGCCGACATCGCTGTCGCAAAAACCTCCCAATATGACTTGGCTGATCTCTTCCGCTCGTGCGACTGAGTTTCCCGGAATGCCTGATGTTCCTAAAGTTCGGTTGTTGGGACGAACTTTTAGCAGTATTCCCAGTCGTCCTTATCAAGTGACTGTTATCGAGTGAAGAAAAAATTGGGATTGCAACGGTTGACTTGGAATGCAAGTTCTCAATCGATCCTTTGCATTGATAGCCCTGATTTCAGGTTGGTAGACGCTACCCATATTACGCAATATCTGTAGTAGGGACGTTGTATACAACGTCCCTACAAGTTATTTCTTTTTTGCTTATTTCAGTGTCATTCAACCTTTGCACGATGACTTAAAAAAGGGGATAGAGGGTAGTTGTACTCTCTCCTCTTTTATCTTTGCAATCGTGCGACTAAATAGGTCGCAAGCGCGTAACTTTGAGCTTAAACTTGCCGCTGCCGGTTTCCCCAAATGCTCGCACGCGAATGATATAATCTCCGGTTTCGGTAATGCGAGCGAAAAGCAGGGAATTGGTCGAACCGTCCGGGCCGTCGTCGTTTTCGGCAACGGTAGAACCATCCGAGGCGATCAGTTTGACAATGGCATCGAATTCTTCCGAAGTGAGGTCGATCGCGACTTGATCGTTGCTTTCGAGTTTAACCTTATAATCTCGGGCAAACCCACCTTCTCCCGTCGGAATATCTTTATCGGTGAGAGTATCGGAAATTTCATTGCCAGCAGGTACGCTAGAAGGATTGTAGAGTTGAGCGGCGCTCGGTGCGGCATCAATTCCCGCGCATAGTACCGCACCAATAAACCAAGCAAACGAGCAACGACGAGCAAAAGAGTGGGTCATACGGAAATGTGACGCAATTGCATAGCTTAACCCGTTTATTATGTCGCAAATTCCGAGATTCGCAAATCTAGCGCGCCGACAACGACGGATGGCGTTCAATCGACGATCGCATTCCACAAAACTTCCTTCAGCGACATCCCTGCCATCTCCTGAATCGTCACGGTATCGACGATATCGAACTTCGCCCCCGCCCGCGCTAACTCGTCGTCGAGCATTTTCAAAAAGCGCGTTGCTTGGGGATCGTCGCCTGCTTGAATGAAGGAAATAGCTAATTCTTCCTCGCGATCGATGCGTTGGGAAGCATCGACAATGGCGCGAATAACCCCGCCGCGATCGTCGGGTTCTCCGTCGGTAATCACCAGGAACGTTTCGCCGTTCGCTTTGGCTTCGCCTCTATCTTTGCGCTCGAAGTAATGGAAGAGGGCATCTTGCAAAACTCCGGCGAGATCGCTGCGCCCGCCCGGAATATTTTCAGCAAAAATTTGCTGGACTTTATCAGCAGTAACGTAATTGTAGCGTTTGTACCGACCGGAAAAGACATACACCGTCAGACCGTCGGGGTCTAATTCTTCGCACTTGTGAGCGAGGGCGAGGGTAGACTCCTGAATCAGTTGCCAGCGACTTTTACCGCTCGGCATTGTCCGCGCGGCCATGCTACTGCTTTTATCAACGATCAGCGTATAGTCGCGGTTGCTCAGCATTTCGAGAGTCACCCTCATTTAACAGTTCAAGCAGCCATTAGAGTATTTTGCAGGGGCTGCCAGCGGAAGTAGCGTTCTCCTCCCATTTCGAGGACAACCTTGATTCTCGGTTCGAGTTTGTGCAAGTTGGTTAAATATTCCCGTTCTTGGCGCGAAAGAATATGTCCCTCGATAATCCACAAGACTAACCCTTTCGATTTTGGAGGAAGGGTGGCGAGATGGGAGGTGGCGATTCCCGGCACGTAGTAGCGGGTTCCAACCATCGCTTCTTGACCGATATTTTTCTTGCCTAAGTGGGGGGGACGAACGCCGTGAATGCCGGTGAGATAAGCAGCTAAGTCGCCTAATCCACGCGCCCCGAGCGAGAGGGTGACATAGCCTGCCGCTCGCAAGCGCCGTTGATAGCGCCCTTCAAATCCCCCTTCTAAGGGCATATAAGTAGCAAGCGCGCCCGACTGTTCGAGATCGCGGATAAAGGTTTTGCCCGTTGTCAGCAGTGCCATATCTTAATTTGGGTTTTTGAATGCTGTTTAGCAGTTCATTATATCCCCAATCTGAAGCCCTTTCTAGGCGCTGGCTCGATTCGCGCGATCGCTAGAGCTAGATCTATGGATCTCTTCAAAAAAATATCTAAGCTATTTCGGCTCGGAATAACTTGGCGATTTGCCTCGGGTGGCAAGCCCAAACCCGAGCCTTTCTTGGGAACCAAATTTCGATGGAACGTTCTAGAGTTATAGGAGAAGTTTTGCAAACATTATTGAAGTTTGTTTGAGGAGAGACAGGAATGACAGGATGGGTCAAAGTAGGAAGATGCGATCGCGTTCGAGCTATTGCACTAGCCGCTTCGAGTGCGACTTGCTTAATGTTCTGCGCGCAAGGGCAAGCTTTGGCGCAAGCGACTGAGAATCTTGTGAATCCGACTCGCAGCACGAGCGTGGAGGCAACGCCTGTTGCTCCTGCTGGCAATGTTGCGGGCGAAACTCCTATTGCACCCACCGGAAGCAATACCGGCGAAAATCCTATTGCACCGGCTGGCAATGTTGTGGGCGAGACTCCCGTAACGCCAGATAAGAATGCTGAAGCCAACCCCAATCCGTCCAGTACAGCACAATGGCCGGAATTACCGCCGCTGGATGCTGCGGCTTATTTGCCGGATGCTAAGGCGAGAGTCCGTCTGGAACTGCGCTTAGGAGAACGCCGCGTCTATCTCTACGAAGACGATAAAGTTACGGCGAGTTATCCGGTTGCGATCGGCAAGTCGAGTACCCCCACTCCGACGGGCGAATATAAAGTTTTTCAACTCATTGAAAATCCGATTTGGAAGAATCCTTGGACCGGACAAGTGACTGCACCGGGGGCCAATAGTGCTTTAGGATTGCGCTGGATTGGCTTCGCACAAATGTCGAATGGGATTATTGGTTTCCACGGTACGCCGACAGTTTCTTCTATCGGTCAGGCGGCTTCTAATGGTTGCGTGCGAATGCACAATGAAGATGTTGTCGCTTTGTTTTCCAAGGTGGAAATGGGAACGCCGGTTACGGTGATTCGCTAGCTTATTCCTTCTTCATTATTCCCTATTCTTCTTCCCAAAAACGTTGCAGTTGCGCGCGCCATGCTGCGATAAATTGTTCGCGTTCTGCGGCGGGTTGTTGCATATCGCCCATTACACCTTCGGCATAAAAGCGTTCGATGTTTTGCAGGGTGGCTTCGAGGGTTTGTCCTTGGAGTTTTGCGGCGTAAACAATCTGCCGCAGTTGTCCTTGAATGGATTGTTGGAAGAAGGGAGATAAACCGCTCTTGTGGAGGGAGATTAATTGCGCGATCGCCCCTTCAAAGTCTTCGCGATCGAGATTTTCCACGCGGTATTGAAACACGCCCCAAATCACCTCTTCACTCAGTGCATAGCGAACTGCTTGGGTTGTCTCGAAGTTGGCTTCTAAGATTTGCGCTAAGTAAGGTTTGGCTTCGGAGAGTGGGGCGATGGGAACGAGTAAATGCAACCAAGCGTTATCTTCAGAAAAAACGGCCAGCAAGCGCAAGGAATCTTGCTCGACTTGCCACGCATTGGGGCTGGAGTTGCGAACGACAGCGGCGGGAAAAAGGTCTTTTAAAGATTGGATTGTTGTTTCGGGAGTCATTTTAGTTATCCGTGAACGATGATTATTTCCTCAAGTCGATCGCTTGAAATCGGTCATCTTTATAATCTATCTTCTCGTTAAAAGTCTTTTAATCTCTCTTCCTTTTGAGGGGTAGGAGGCTTGAAATTCGTTCTTCTGCGCGGGGGAGATGAAGCGGGGATCGGTTGAATTGCCCTTCAATCTTCAACTGCGATCGCGAGTTTTGCCCCTTCGATGCGCCGTAAGCGATCCATGACAGCGACGACTTGACCGTGATTGACGCGGGTATCGGCTTTCAGTACGATTAAAGGGTTGGGTTGGGTGCCAAGTTGTTGGCGAACGAGGGTTTCGAGGGTTGCGAGGGTGGCGGGCTGTCGGTTTGCCGCGATCGCGCCGTTAGCATTAACGGACACCGTAACCTCGATCTCGTCTTGTCTTACAGCGGTAAGCGCACCGGGAAGATTGACTTCAAATCCTTGCGATCGCGTTAAAAATAAGCTCGAGACCATAAAAAAGGTCAAAATCGCAAAGATGACATCAATCATCGGTACGATGTTGATGGTTAACGGCGTTTCTTCTTCCTCCGGCAGGCGCATTCAAAAATTGTTTGGGCAATAGGGACAAGTTGAAACACCGTCATTCGGGATGCGGACGAAGAGACTCGAACTCTTACGCCAAAGACACTAGAACCTAAATCTAGCGCGTCTACCAATTCCGCCACGTCCGCAGAGGCTAAACCGTTTTTTATTCTAACACATTTATAGCGCGATCGCACTCTTGTTTGAGTGCAAGCTCGATCTCGGAATTTTGTAACAATTTGTATCGGGTTGCGTAAAATCAATGACTCCCGTCCGAGAACAATTTAGAACTCGGTGTCATCGCCATGCAATGCTTCGATAAAACTTCTGAAGACTGGGAGAGTTGGATTTGCCCGGATTTGGGCGCATACTGGAGACTCGCGCGCTATGCTAACAGCGATCGCATCGTCCTCAAACCCGCTTCCAGTCAATCATCGACCCAATCTGCGCCAACGTGCTTTTTTGTCTTCGACGCGATCGAAGGCTACGCCTTGCAATACTTTAACGGTCAAAATACCGTTCGACAAGTTCAAACTTACCTGCAACAAAAATTTCCCCACGCCGACTCCCATACTGTAACTCGGTTAATCGAACGATTAATCGCAGAAGGGATTTTAGCGGCGAGGATAGAAAGGGACGAAGTAGAAATTCCGGAAGTACCCACTCCGACAATTCTTAAACCCGGAGTGGAATGGCATTATAACCCTGACGGATACTGGATTTTGTGGAATCGAGAAGAGCGAACTTACCTCCAAGTTAGCCAGGAAGATAAAACCCTTATCGAGCAATTAGCGCTTCGTTCTAAAGCAGAAGTTCTCGCAGAGTTTGACCTTTCTGCGAGCGATCTTCAAGTCCTTTTTCAAAACTTGGCAATGGGAAGAATGCTGCCCAATCAGCAACCGATTAAGCGCCAACGTCGAAAATTCACCCCCTTTCAATTGCTTTACTTCAAACGTCCTCTTTTTAATCCCGATCCTTGGCTAAATCGCAAGATTGGATTGCTGCGTTGGATTTGGACGCGGGGGTTCGCGCTGGTGTTAATCGCGTTCCTAGCGGCATCATTAGCGATCGGAATCGACCGACGCGATGCTATTTTAGTGATGGGGCAAAACCTCATGCAAAGCAGCGGCGGTTCTTTCTTTATTCCCTTCGCTTTGCTATCAGTATTCGTCGTTACACTTCACGAACTTGGTCATGCTTTTACCCTCAAACATTACGGTAGAGAAGTTCCGGAAGTTGGGTTATTATTTATGTGCCTTTTTCCTGCCGCTTATACCGATACAACGGCACAATATTTGCTGCCGAAGTGGAAGCGAGTGCTAGTAGTTGGAGCGGGAATTTTAGTTCAAGTCACGATTGCTGCGATCGCGCTTTTGTTCTGGAATCTTGCTATCCCCGGAAGTTGGCTGCATAGCGCCA
It includes:
- a CDS encoding PPC domain-containing protein; protein product: MTHSFARRCSFAWFIGAVLCAGIDAAPSAAQLYNPSSVPAGNEISDTLTDKDIPTGEGGFARDYKVKLESNDQVAIDLTSEEFDAIVKLIASDGSTVAENDDGPDGSTNSLLFARITETGDYIIRVRAFGETGSGKFKLKVTRLRPI
- a CDS encoding NAD(P)H-quinone oxidoreductase subunit N, with amino-acid sequence MALLTTGKTFIRDLEQSGALATYMPLEGGFEGRYQRRLRAAGYVTLSLGARGLGDLAAYLTGIHGVRPPHLGKKNIGQEAMVGTRYYVPGIATSHLATLPPKSKGLVLWIIEGHILSRQEREYLTNLHKLEPRIKVVLEMGGERYFRWQPLQNTLMAA
- a CDS encoding L,D-transpeptidase, translated to MTGWVKVGRCDRVRAIALAASSATCLMFCAQGQALAQATENLVNPTRSTSVEATPVAPAGNVAGETPIAPTGSNTGENPIAPAGNVVGETPVTPDKNAEANPNPSSTAQWPELPPLDAAAYLPDAKARVRLELRLGERRVYLYEDDKVTASYPVAIGKSSTPTPTGEYKVFQLIENPIWKNPWTGQVTAPGANSALGLRWIGFAQMSNGIIGFHGTPTVSSIGQAASNGCVRMHNEDVVALFSKVEMGTPVTVIR
- a CDS encoding biopolymer transporter ExbD: MRLPEEEETPLTINIVPMIDVIFAILTFFMVSSLFLTRSQGFEVNLPGALTAVRQDEIEVTVSVNANGAIAANRQPATLATLETLVRQQLGTQPNPLIVLKADTRVNHGQVVAVMDRLRRIEGAKLAIAVED